The following is a genomic window from Longimicrobiaceae bacterium.
CATCTCGGCCCGTGGCAGCATCGATCCCCGCCGTCGTTCATCTACGCCGCGATCCGCACCTCAAGCTGTCGTACATCTTCCGTGGCGAAGGTCGCACGCGTCTCGTGCAACCAGCCGTACGTGGTCGTGCTCACCGCGTGGGGGTGGTTGCTCTGGTAGACGAAGAAGACGGTGGCCAGTACGGCGAGGATGAACAGCACCAAGAGCGCGATCTTGACCGGGCTGTACGGCCGCTCGCCCTGGACCTCGCCGGTGCGGGCGTTGACCATGCGGCGGTACACGCGGTCGCGGTGCTTCCACGCGCCGATCCACACCGGCAGCAGCACGTGCTTGAAGCTCACGTCTTCGTACCGCGTGTCCATCGACCCGATTCGCTGCTTGTCGCCGCCGATGTCGCGCTCGATGGCGCCGCGGATCTCCGGGTCCATCGCCACCTTCGCCTGCTCGAAGCCCTGGTCCAGCGGCACGCTGTAGCTCTCCGCCCGGAACCCGCGCAGGTACTCGTCGGAGAACGACACCAGCGCGTCCATGTCCCACGGCTGCAGCGCCGCGGCTTGCTTGGGCGGCAGGGAGCCGCTGGCCATCACCAGCAGGTCGTCGAAGTCCAGGCGCACCGTGCCGCTGGTGGAGTACCACGCCGTGCGCTGCACCTGTCGCGTCTTGGTCTCCGTCTCGCCTTTGTCGTTCGTCTCGGTGTACGCCTCCGTCTCGTAGTAGTGCTCGCCCCGCTGCCCCGTGTAGTGCGTGGTGGTGGCCGCGTCGTACGTCCAGCACGGGACGTAGATGCCGTTCACGCCGCCCTCGCGTCGCGCGTGCGTCTTGAAGTCGTTCGGCGCGAACCACAGTCCCTTCACCCAGTCCTCCAGCAGCCGCTCCGCGTCCGTGCGCGTGACCTTGAACGGCAGCAGCGCACGGGGCCGCACCAGCTTGGCCGAAGCGTCCGCCGCCACCAGCGACGAGGCGCAGAACGGGCAGCTGTCCGCCACCACGTTCTCGGCCAGCGTGGTCTGCGCGCCGCAGCCGGTGCAGCGGGCGGTGGTCACCTCGTGCAGGTTCTCCGGCGCCTCGGCCGCGCGCGCCAGCCACTCGCGGAAGTCCAGCTCCTCCACGGCGGCGGCCACCGGCTCGGCGCCGCCCGTCACCGGCGTCTTCACGCCGCAGTACGGGCACAGCAGCTCGCTGTCGCCGGGGCTGTACTCCAGGCCCGCGCCGCAGCCCGCGCACGGCAGGCTGCCGGTGGAGACTGCCGAAGGAACGGGCGGAACGGCGGAATGCGCGTCGGAGTGGAGTTGGTCGCTCACGTGTGGTGCGGTGCGGAGGTTTCTGGACGTGTGACGCCACGACGGGCGTCGGAGGGAAGGGAGATGCGGTCGCGGGGACGCCGGCTCGGCGCCCCCGCTGTTCCTTCGTGCCGGGAGATGCGCATCCGCCGGTTCGCCCGCGGGCCGCACATCTCCCGTCTTCGCTCCGCGGATGCTCATCGGAGCCGCGCAACGGCCGAGATGACGTAGATGCAGTCCTTCACGCGAGATGCGCAGCTCCAGGCGAGCGTGCAGATACGCATCTCCCGACGTGTGTCCCGCGCCGATCGGCAGATGCGCATCCACTCGACGGTCGGGTGGATGCGCATCTCACGTCCGACCTCTCCAGCGTTACGGTAGATGCCATCCCGCCGGTCCGACCATCCGCCGGTCACCGTTTCCTGCGGCGACGTGGCGGATGCGCGGCGGGTCAGGACGGGAGCGGCGGCGGGACGGAGGCGAAGAGCTGCGACAGCTCGGTGACCTCGCCCGCGGGCGTCCAGCCGCTCATGCCCTCGCGCCACACGAGCGTGCCGCGCGTGAGGCCGCCGCCCTGCGCCTGCTGGCGGAGCGCGTCCATGCCGTGCGGGCCGCTCTGCTTGCCGTCTTCCGCGACGAAGAAGGCGGCGCCCTGCTGCGGCAGCGGCGGCGGGCCGCCCTGCTGCTGCGGCTGCTGCTGGCCGGCCGTGTACGCCTGCCCCATCTGGTTCGCCATCGCGAAGCCCATCCCCAGGCCCATGCCGCTCGCCGCCGCGCCGCCGGGGTTGTTGGCCGCAGCCTCGAGCGACTGCGCCGTCTGGAACTGCGTGTAGGCGTTTAGGTTGCCGATCACGCCCATGCTGCTGCGCTTGTCCAACGCACGCTCCACCTCTTCGGGCAGCGAGATGTTCTCCACGAGGATCTTGGTGACCTCGATGCCGTATCCCGCGAACTCGGGCGACACCTTGCCCGCCAGCAGCGCCCCGATTTCGTCGTAGCTGCCCGCCAGGTCCAGCACGGGAATCTTGCCCTCCCCGATCGCATCCGCGAAGCGGGACACGATCAGGTTGCGAAGCTGCTCGGTGATCTCACCGGTGGTGAACTGCGCGTTCGTGCCCACGATCTCGCAGATGAAGCGCGCCGGCTCCTTCACGCGCAGCGCATACGTGCCGAACGCGCGCAGCCGCACCGGCCCGAACTCCGCGTCGCGCAGCATGATGGGGTTCTTGGTGCCCCACTTCTGGTCGGTGAACTGGCGCGTGGAGACGAAGTAGACCTCGGCCTTGAACGGGCTGTCGAAGCCGTACTTCCAGCCGCGCAGGGTGGAGAGGAGCGG
Proteins encoded in this region:
- a CDS encoding SPFH domain-containing protein, which gives rise to MAFWNGFIKSELIDIVEWLDASSNTMVHRFERHDNEIKNGAQLIVRPGQAAVFVNEGQIADVFAPGTYTLTTQNLPLLSTLRGWKYGFDSPFKAEVYFVSTRQFTDQKWGTKNPIMLRDAEFGPVRLRAFGTYALRVKEPARFICEIVGTNAQFTTGEITEQLRNLIVSRFADAIGEGKIPVLDLAGSYDEIGALLAGKVSPEFAGYGIEVTKILVENISLPEEVERALDKRSSMGVIGNLNAYTQFQTAQSLEAAANNPGGAAASGMGLGMGFAMANQMGQAYTAGQQQPQQQGGPPPLPQQGAAFFVAEDGKQSGPHGMDALRQQAQGGGLTRGTLVWREGMSGWTPAGEVTELSQLFASVPPPLPS